DNA from Oscillatoria salina IIICB1:
TTCTCTATAATACAGTTGCAGGGCAAAAACCCTTACCAGAAGATAACCCGATCGCCACAGCGATACCAGCGCAAACTTTAGAAACAGGTAGTAGCGTCTTACTCAAACGTAACTTAATCCGCTTAATTAGTAGCGAACCTCCAGTATTAGAGTTACAACTAGGCAAGCAAACATGGTTATTGGTAGGCGAGAGTCAGTATACCAAACCAGAGCAACTAGCCGAACAACTTCAATCAGCGCGATCGCTAATGCAAACCCTAGACAAACAAAATCTCGACTTGAAAGTGTTACTGTTCTCAGGTAACAACATCCGCTTAGACTGGTTAGAGACACTACAACCAAAAATCGCGATCGCCTCTACCAGAAATATCGCCCCCCATATCCTCCAAACCTTATCTGAAAACAAGATTAAATTCTACATGACAAGTCGCGATGGTGCTATCCAATGGACTCCTGGAGGTGGTTTCCAAACTACTCACTCAATAGTCGATCGCGACGCTTCTTTATTTTAAGGCGATCGCTCCTCTCTACTAGTCAATTACCCCAAAAATCAGTAAAATAGCAAAAGACCAACATCTCGTGGAGAGGTGGCAGAGTGGTTGAATGCGACGGTCTCGAAAACCGTTAAGGCGGCAACGTCTTCGAGGGTTCAAATCCCTCCCTCTCCGTACCTAAGAAAAAATTAACTTACTCAACGCGATCGTGTTGGTGATTTTGGTGATTTTGATGATTTTGGTGCAAATGCTCTGTAGAGTTAAATTGCCAGAGTCCCATTCCAGTAACGCAATAATTAGCCAATCCCATCGATACCACACCAACACTAGCTAATCCCATTGATACTGCACCAGTCGAAACTATACCCATTGGGACTACACCAACGGAAACCACACCCATCGGGATAACCCCAACTGAAATTATCCCATGAGGAGCAATCCCAATAGCAATAATTCCATGAGCTGCAATTCCAAAAGAAACAAGCTTTTTTTTCCTATCGGCTGCCATAATCATCTGCGTGACTTTGCCAACCGAGATGATAAAGCAGTTTTCTCTACTTTGTCCAAAGACAAGCTGTCATACTGATGTTTTAAGCATCAACCTTTAGCTGTCAAGAAACAACAGTTCCCCAGCATCAAATTTGTCAACAATAATTTAAATTTCTTAAATAGTACAACTTAAATATCCTTAGCTTAGTGACACCATAACTGAAATTACAGATTATAATTGATCGTCGAAAGTAAAAAGTATTTCACCTCTTCCTCTTAGCAGTGAAAATTATTTCATATTTACAACAAATCCCCAAGCCGATAATTTTTGGCATTGGCATTATCCAATTGCTACTTATCGGGACAATTGATTATCTAGTAATTAACCATATTAGTCTGGCGATTTTTTATTTATTGCCGATTATTTTTACTACCTGGTTTTGGCATGAAATTGCCGGTATGGTTATTTCCTTTTTAAGTGCAGTTGCTTGGTTGAATGCCTACTATGCTGAAGAAGTTTGTTTGACTTTAAATCCGTCAATTCCTTATTGGAATGCGGCAGTAAGATTTAGTTTCTTTATCATTATTACCCACTTATTGGCAGCCCAAAAACGTGCCTACGATCGTGAAAAAGATTTCGCTAGAAGCGATTCGTTAACTGGAGTTGCTAATAGAAGATTCTTTTTTGAAATGCTCGAAGATGAAATCAAACGCAATCATCGCTACAAAAGTCCCCTAACTCTTGCTTATTTGGATGTGGATGATTTTAAAACAGTTAACGATCGCTATGGTCATAATAAGGGCGATCAGTTACTATGCTTGATCGGTACGGTTTTAACGAGGGAAACCCGTGACACAGATATAGTAGCTCGTATGGGTGGAGATGAATTTGCGTTATTGTTAACAGAAACCGATTACGAATCAGCCGAAAAAGCTTTGGTAAGAATTGTATCTAAACTGATAGAAGCAGTACAAATTCAGTCTTTCCCGGTAGGATTTAGTGTCGGTGCGGTGACGTTAGTAGAGTTTGTGCAATTAGCGAATACAGTTCACTTAGCACAATCGATTCTCAAACAAGCAGATACGTTAATGTATGCTGTGAAAGAAACTGGCAAAAATAGGATCAAACACGAACTTTTTGGAGAAAATGAACTGGATGTAGTATAGACAGAGCAAATCGCACTTACTCGAATTTTTTAAAGATTTGCAAGACAATCACTGATATTCCGGTAGCAATTAAGCCAATCTGCCACAAACCACAACTAGCAAGGATTCCGAAGCTAGCAGAAACCCAAAGGGCTGCGGCAGAAGTTAAACCGCGAACCCGAAATTCCCCTGTTTCTGGTTGAGATTGGCTGACAATTTCGCCAGCACCTAAAAAACCGACTCCAGAGACTACTCCCTGAATTATTCGACTAAAAGCATCTACGCTTTCTTCAGCTATTCCTAACTGAATCGGTACAAGTACGAATAAAGCTGAACCAATACTAACTAAGATATGAGTTCTGAAACCCGCAGGTTTTTCTCTACTTTCTCGTTCCCAACCAATCACTGCTCCAAACAGCAGGGCAAAACCTAATCTTAGAATGACGCTTAGTAAGCTTTGAGAAGTTAGTAAATCTTGTGACACTGAACAAATTTGCTGGAATTGCTTTACGCCAAATTGAATGAAAAATTAGGGTGGGCAAACTGCCCACCTCGAAAAAGATCCTACTCTTGGTTTGTTTCTATCGGAGAAAACATTCTAGTATCTGGGGAATATTCCCAGGCAATGCCTTCTGGATCTTTGCTTTGGCTCCACTCTGCAAAATCTGCGTCGGTTTTACGCTTGCCGACGGTACTGGAATGAACTTCTAGCCGTTTGGCTAATTCGGCTTGAATTATACCTTGAGCAGCATTTTCTGACTTTTGTTCGCTCTCGGTTGAAGCTTTTTGTTCTTCCTCGCTGGCTACTTTTTCAGTGTCAACTGAGGTGCTGGGGGTATCGGTTTCCTTTTCCACAGGTGATTCAACTGAGGTGCTGGGGGTATCGGTTTCCTTTTCCACAGGTGATTTAACTGGGGTGCTAGCGGTATCTGTTTCTATTTGTGAAGATACTTCGGTTTCCTTTTCTACAGATGATTTAACTGGGGTGCTAGCGGTATCTGTTTCTATTTGTGAAGATACTTCGGTTTCCTTTTCCACAGGTGATTCAACTGGGGTGCTAGCGGTATCTGTTGTTGCTTTTTGAGAAACTTCTTCTTCGTTGTCGAGTAGTTTGGCTACTTCTGTCGCAGATGTTCGTTTTCCTGCGGGTAGTTTTTCTGGCTCAAATTCTAACTCCGATGTGGGTTCGCTTTGGTCAAAAATACTGCCTAAAGCGCTAGCAGTAAGAAAATAATAGACAATACCTTTGCCTTCGTAGTTTTTTCGCTGCGCCCCATATTCTTCTGCTTTCTTTTCTAAGAAGCGTTTAGCACTGTTGGCAGTTAAGTTTGCTTTCAAGGATAAATCAAGTGGCGTTATACAACCCTGATTTTCGGTGATTAATTGACTAAACAAGGGGTTGACTTTTTGGCTCCACTGTCTCCATTGATGTTCTTGCCACATTTTAAAAGCAATGGCTAGCAATGCTAGTCCCAAGAGCAGGGGCCACGCTTTTAAAATTAAGACGATCGCCAATGCTATGGGGAGAATGAGAATAAGAATGCCAGCAGCATTACCTTCTATTCCTTTTCCGGTCATATTAGCGCGATAATTAGATTAATAGTTGCGAAATTTTTGGTCAATCTTTGCCTTTTTGTGATATTGACATCAGCTAGCAAAGTAAGGGGATTGAGATTTGGGTCTTAACTGTCCTATGTAGGATGCAGTTTCGACTAAAGATTTATTTATCCCCCATTTCTAAATTCAGTCCTCTCAACAGTTTAAGGGTTAGTGAGTCAACTATGTAAGTCTAAACGTTTAAACATTGCTTCACGCGCTTGTAAGGCGAGAGAATCATCAAGTTTTGTTAAGAAAATCTCGGTTTGGTACTTTTGATGAAGGGCGGTTTGAATTAACCAGTCGGCGAGGAAGGGATTTTTGGGTAGAAGAGGACCGTGAGAATAGGTGGCGATCGCCCGCCGATAAAATGCGCCTTCGGTACCGTCTTCGCCGTTGTTACCGTAGCCTTTAATAACTTTTCCTAGGGGTTCTACTTGACCTAAATAGGTACGTCCGCCATGATTTTCAAAGCCAATAATTACTGGGTTTTTCCCCAAGTTGGCTTTTAAGTCCTCTGCTAGAGGTGAGGCGGTCAATTCAAAGACTACATTACCGATGCAGCGACGGGCATCTATACCAGGATGTTTGCTGACGAGATCGAGGATTCCTAAGCCTTCAATTCGCTGTCCTAAGGCTGGTTCGTAGTAGTGACCGAGGAGTTGGGGAGAACCGCAAGTAAATACGCCGGGAATTCCTTGTTCGAGGCGATCGCGTAGTTGGTCTGCTTTTGCACCGCGTAAGTCCCGCATGACGATTTCTTGTTGACGATCTTGCGCCCCACCACCGACGAAAATGTCAACATTGGTAAAGGTCGCGGGATCGCTTTCTCGGTCTAAACTGATGACTGATACGTCAATTCCGCGCCACTGACAGCGACGTTTTAAGCAGATGACGTTTCCGCGATCGCCGTAGGTACTCATTAAATTGGGATACAGCCAACCAATCTTTAATTCCATCTTTATTTAAGACTAATTTTTCCAGAAAATATCTTTACTAATTACCTTGACAAATTACGCTTTTTAGGATCGACTATAAAATTTTTCTTCCTGTTAAAATTTCTCGGACTTCTAACATCGCCGAATAGGTAGGAAGAATGTGTAAGGTTTCGTCAGCAGGAGTAATTTCTAAAGCTGTGGTAATCGCTTCAGATAAATTTTCCTTGATGATTAGCTGGAAATTTTCGGGAGTTTGTGCTAATTGTTCGAGACAATATTGTAAGCGCAGGGTCATATCATAAACGCGATCGCCACTCACGACAATTGTGCCTCCTAAGCTGACCAATTTTTCCAGATCTACGTCCCAAATCCAAGATACATCTGTACCATCGGGAAGGCGATCGTTAAGGACAATTAAAGTTGTGGAGGCTTTCCCAGTTTTTTTGATGTCATTAACCGCCCTAATTGTTTCATTCATTCCTAC
Protein-coding regions in this window:
- a CDS encoding GGDEF domain-containing protein, which translates into the protein MKIISYLQQIPKPIIFGIGIIQLLLIGTIDYLVINHISLAIFYLLPIIFTTWFWHEIAGMVISFLSAVAWLNAYYAEEVCLTLNPSIPYWNAAVRFSFFIIITHLLAAQKRAYDREKDFARSDSLTGVANRRFFFEMLEDEIKRNHRYKSPLTLAYLDVDDFKTVNDRYGHNKGDQLLCLIGTVLTRETRDTDIVARMGGDEFALLLTETDYESAEKALVRIVSKLIEAVQIQSFPVGFSVGAVTLVEFVQLANTVHLAQSILKQADTLMYAVKETGKNRIKHELFGENELDVV
- a CDS encoding MgtC/SapB family protein; the encoded protein is MSQDLLTSQSLLSVILRLGFALLFGAVIGWERESREKPAGFRTHILVSIGSALFVLVPIQLGIAEESVDAFSRIIQGVVSGVGFLGAGEIVSQSQPETGEFRVRGLTSAAALWVSASFGILASCGLWQIGLIATGISVIVLQIFKKFE
- a CDS encoding type 1 glutamine amidotransferase, coding for MELKIGWLYPNLMSTYGDRGNVICLKRRCQWRGIDVSVISLDRESDPATFTNVDIFVGGGAQDRQQEIVMRDLRGAKADQLRDRLEQGIPGVFTCGSPQLLGHYYEPALGQRIEGLGILDLVSKHPGIDARRCIGNVVFELTASPLAEDLKANLGKNPVIIGFENHGGRTYLGQVEPLGKVIKGYGNNGEDGTEGAFYRRAIATYSHGPLLPKNPFLADWLIQTALHQKYQTEIFLTKLDDSLALQAREAMFKRLDLHS